CCCAATCCCGCGATTTGTCGGGATCGATGCCCCAGTTCGTGGGGCAGGTGCTGATGAATTCGATGAAGGTGAAGCCGCGCCCCTCCTTGTTATACTGGATCGCCTTGATCACGGCTTTCCTGGCCTTGATGATCTCCGCCGGGCTGAGCAGGGAAACGCGCTCGATGTAATAGGGCGCCACGAGGGTGTCCAGCAATTCGCAAACCCGGATCGGATAGCCGATGTCGTCGACATTGCGACCGTAGGGGCTGGTGGTGGTTTTCATCTCGGGCAGGGAGGTCGGCGCCATTTGGCCGCCGGTCATGCCATAGATGGCGTTATTGACGAAGAAAACGCTGATGTGCTCGCCGCGGTTGGCGGCATGGATGATCTCGGCTGTGCCGATGGCAGCGAGGTCGCCGTCGCCCTGATAGGTGAAGACATGCATGTCCGGCCGGGCGCGCTTCATTCCTGTGGCAACGGCCGGAGCGCGGCCATGGGCGGCCTGGGCCATGTCGAAATTGAAGAATTTGTAGGCAAAGACGGAGCAGCCGACAGGGGCGACTCCGCTCATTTTATTGATCAACCCGTGTTCCTCGATGGCCTCCGCGATGAGGCGATGGGCCACGCCATGCAGGCATCCGGGGCAGTAGGTGAAAGGTGTCGCGGTGAGAGTGGCTGGTCTTTTGGCTATCACTTCCATGGTTTCCTCCTTAAAAACAAGCTTCCAGCTTGGCCTGGATCTCCGCGGGAGTGAAAACGATCCCGCCGACCTTGCCCCAGAACTTGACCGGCACTTTGCCGCTTACCGCGATCTTGACGTCATCCAGCATCTGGCCTGTGTTCAGTTCAAACACGTAGACCTGCTTCACCTTGGGGCCGATCGCCTTGGCGACAGCCTCGTAGGGATAGGGCCAGCAGGTGATGGGACGGATCATGCCGACGCTTTTACCAGCCGCCTTCAGCTCGTTGATGGCGGATTTGACCACCCGGGAAGCCGTTCCCCAGGCCACGCAGAGGATCTCGTTGTCGTCGGAGAGGTTGTAGGTGTCGTACTGGATCTCGTCTTTTTCGATCACCGCGTATTTTTCATACATCTTGTTCACGTGCTTTTCCAGCACCTGAGGGTCGATCTCCAGGGAATTTATCTCGTGGTGGTGCTTGGCGTCGCCATCATCGTTCGGGCAGATGCACCAGGATGTGTGCTGCTCGCCGAGGGCGTCGATCTCCGCCTGTGTCTTGGCAGGCTGGAATTCCACCGGCTCCATCATCTGGCCCAGCATGCCATCGGCCAGGATCAGAACCGGATTGCGGTATTTATCGGCCAGGTCGAAGGCTTCTGAGGCCATGTCGGCAAATTCCTGCACTGATGAGGGTGCGAGGACGATCATGCGGTAATCGCCATGCCCGCCGCCTTTGACGGCCTGGAAATAATCTCCCTGCGCGGGCTGGATGTCTCCCAAACCGGGCCCGCCGCGCTGGACGTTGACTATCACGGCCGGTAATTCCGCTCCGGCCATGTAGGAAATTCCCTCCTGCTTGAGGGCGATCCCCGGGGATGAGGATGAGGTCATGACGCGCTTGCCGGTGCCCGCGGCACCGTAGACCATGTTGATCGCGGCAACTTCGCTTTCGGCCTGCAAAAAGGTCCCGTTCACCTTGGGCATCATCTTGGCCATGTATTCGATCAATTCGCTCTGCGGGGTGATCGGGTAGGCAAAATAGAGCCGACAGCCAGCCCTGATGGCGGCTTCGGCCACAGCTTCGTTTCCTTTCATCAGTATCTTGCTCATCTTCACCTCACTTCTCGACCTTGATCGCCACATCCGGGCAGGTCATATAACACATTTTGCAGGCAATACACTCATCCTGC
The sequence above is drawn from the Candidatus Syntrophosphaera sp. genome and encodes:
- a CDS encoding 2-oxoglutarate oxidoreductase, whose protein sequence is MEVIAKRPATLTATPFTYCPGCLHGVAHRLIAEAIEEHGLINKMSGVAPVGCSVFAYKFFNFDMAQAAHGRAPAVATGMKRARPDMHVFTYQGDGDLAAIGTAEIIHAANRGEHISVFFVNNAIYGMTGGQMAPTSLPEMKTTTSPYGRNVDDIGYPIRVCELLDTLVAPYYIERVSLLSPAEIIKARKAVIKAIQYNKEGRGFTFIEFISTCPTNWGIDPDKSRDWARENMLPFFKPGCFRDKGAEAPAAGGTEVKS
- a CDS encoding 3-methyl-2-oxobutanoate dehydrogenase subunit VorB, with amino-acid sequence MSKILMKGNEAVAEAAIRAGCRLYFAYPITPQSELIEYMAKMMPKVNGTFLQAESEVAAINMVYGAAGTGKRVMTSSSSPGIALKQEGISYMAGAELPAVIVNVQRGGPGLGDIQPAQGDYFQAVKGGGHGDYRMIVLAPSSVQEFADMASEAFDLADKYRNPVLILADGMLGQMMEPVEFQPAKTQAEIDALGEQHTSWCICPNDDGDAKHHHEINSLEIDPQVLEKHVNKMYEKYAVIEKDEIQYDTYNLSDDNEILCVAWGTASRVVKSAINELKAAGKSVGMIRPITCWPYPYEAVAKAIGPKVKQVYVFELNTGQMLDDVKIAVSGKVPVKFWGKVGGIVFTPAEIQAKLEACF